The following coding sequences lie in one Phaenicophaeus curvirostris isolate KB17595 chromosome 5, BPBGC_Pcur_1.0, whole genome shotgun sequence genomic window:
- the BTBD18 gene encoding BTB/POZ domain-containing protein 18 yields MASPSAAPTLLYRSTRLLRTAFQQLHQQQQRADDFCDVVLQAEGEAVVAHCCILSVCSPFLMEQLGQELPARGSRMVLELGGLKIEALRKLVRFLYTAELEATPEEVQEVLAAARRLRITALESLQLHGGHLVRLGPQHQLNHSCLPLVPHGSPGSEVPPGATKFPPSSTEDAPGSAAPGPVGRLKLRKSESGGCWEVVQEQQPPTDGGVGRRSPLWQPIREGSRKLGQESWQHGGLEDPEDEEVDVGTEELCLPPGTICVWPCPSSEEEEVDILE; encoded by the exons ATGGCGTCTCCGTCGGCGGCACCGACATTGCTCTACCGCAGCACCCGCCTGCTCCGCACGgccttccagcagctccaccagcagcagcagcgggcGGATGACTTCTGCGATGTGGTCCTGCAGGCGGAAG GCGAGGCAGTGGTCGCCCACTGCTGCATCCTCTCCGTCTGCAGCCCATTCCTCATGGAGCAGCTGGGCCAGGAGCTGCCGGCACGGGGCAGCAGGatggtgctggagctgggaggtCTGAAGATTGAGGCGCTGCGCAAGCTGGTGCGCTTCCTCTACACTGCTGAGCTGGAGGCGACGCCAGAGGAGGTGCAGGAGGTGCTGGCGGCTGCCCGCCGCCTGCGCATCACCGCACTGGAGTCGCTGCAGCTGCACGGGGGACACCTGGTCCGGCTGGGGCCCCAACATCAGCTCAACCACTCCTGCCTGCCCCTTGTCCCACATGGCTCCCCCGGCAGTGAGGTCCCTCCTGGTGCCACCAAGTTCCCCCCCAGCAGCACCGAGGACGCCCCGGGGAGCGCGGCCCCCGGCCCCGTGGGGCGCTTGAAGCTGCGTAAGTCGGAGagtggggggtgctgggaggtcGTGCAGGAGCAGCAACCCCCAACAGATGGGGGAGTGGGCAGGCGCTCCCCATTGTGGCAGCCCATCCGAGAGGGCTCCAGGAAGCTGGGCCAGGAGTCTTGGCAGCATGGTGGGCTGGAGGACCCCGAGGATGAGGAGGTGGATGTGGGGACAGAGGAGCTGTGCCTGCCCCCCGGCACCATCTGCGTTTGGCCCTGTCCCTcatctgaggaggaggaggtggacaTCCTTGAGTAG